In Phlebotomus papatasi isolate M1 chromosome 1, Ppap_2.1, whole genome shotgun sequence, the following proteins share a genomic window:
- the LOC129798349 gene encoding transmembrane protease serine 9-like, with the protein MRSLHVVLIIILCQLFIQSSKGYHVGDSINVTNINSRKGKFLFDAFFGLEQAAFGDDEDDDSENSLKHCNCECGTTNEEIRIVGGRPTGVNQFPWVARLVYNGQFHCGASLVSEDYVVTAAHCVRRLQRSKIRVILGDHDQFITTETPAIMRAVSAIIRHRNFDANTYNHDIALLRLRKKVIFGKTIRPVCLPKEASDPAGSIGTVIGWGRTSEGGTLPGTLQQVRVPILTLSQCRNMKYRASRITSNMLCAGKGPPSGQGIGGDSCQGDSGGPLFVSNGIKNEIVGIVSWGVGCGRPGYPGVYTRVAKYLPWLRANLDDTCLSIFGLLTVFAIISILAIFGPITTGFSVIPGKYDVYNHKSVHHVEFKKNLFGYGANRAPAHDTPPSSCKCRCGERNDASRIVGGQAAGVNEFPWMARLSYFNRFYCGGMLINDRYVLTAAHCVKGFMWFMIRVTFGEHDRCNETFRPETRFVLRAIVNDFSFTNFNNDIALLRLNDRVPITDFIRPICLPSPKASDASYIGRKAIATGWGTLKEEGKPSCILQEVEVPVISNDRCVSETNYTKKMITDNMLCAGYPGVGQKDSCQGDSGGPLAMQREDKRYELIGIVSWGNGCARPNYPGVYTRVTRFVEWIRANSYDGCFCNE; encoded by the exons ATGAGAAGTTTGCATGTAGTATTAATTATAATTCTGTGCCAATTATTTATACAATCATCGAAAGGATACCACGTTGGTGATAGTATAAATGTGACAAATATAAATTCCCgaaaaggaaaatttctgtTTGATGCCTTCTTTGGTCTCGAACAGGCCGCATTCGGTGATGATGAGGACGATGATAGTGAAAATAGTTTGAAACATTGCAATTGTG AGTGCGGGACAACAAATGAAGAAATACGCATTGTTGGTGGACGTCCAACTGGTGTTAATCAATTTCCGTGGGTGGCCCGTCTCGTTTACAATGGTCAGTTTCACTGTGGTGCGTCACTTGTGTCCGAGGACTACGTGGTAACTGCTGCACATTGCGTGAGACGGTTACAGCGTTCAAAGATCCGCGTGATACTTGGCGATCATGATCAATTTATTACCACCGAAACACCGGCCATAATGAGGGCTGTTAGTGCTATTATACGCCATCGAAATTTCGATGCCAATACTTATAATCACGATATTGCCCTGCTGAGACTGAGGAAAAAGGTGATCTTCGGGAAGACCATCAGACCAGTGTGTTTACCAAAAGAAGCAAGTGATCCAGCAG GATCTATCGGAACAGTTATTGGTTGGGGAAGAACCTCCGAAGGTGGAACTCTGCCAGGAACCCTCCAACAAGTTAGAGTACCAATTTTGACCCTTTCCCAATGCAGAAATATGAAGTATAGAGCTTCAAGAATTACTTCAAATAtg CTCTGTGCTGGTAAAGGTCCTCCTTCTGGTCAAGGAATTGGGGGCGATTCCTGTCAAG GCGACAGTGGAGGACCGCTTTTCGTATCTAAtggaattaaaaatgaaatagtaGGTATTGTCTCTTGGGGAGTAGGCTGTGGACGTCCTGGCTATCCTGGCGTGTACACAAGAGTGGCCAAATACCTGCCTTGGTTGCGTGCAAATTTAGATGACACGTGCTTGT caatttttgggctattgaC TGTTTTCGCAATCATATCAATATTGGCTATTTTTGGTCCCATCACTACGGGATTCTCAGTGATTCCTGGAAAATATGATGTTTACAATCACAAAAGTGTCCATCACGTAGAGTTTAAGAAAAATCTTTTCGGATATGGAGCGAATCGTGCCCCTGCCCATGACACCCCTCCTAGCTCTTGCAAGTGCA GATGTGGCGAGCGGAATGACGCCTCCCGCATCGTTGGCGGTCAGGCAGCTGGAGTCAATGAGTTCCCGTGGATGGCGCGACTCAGTTATTTCAATCGCTTCTACTGCGGTGGAATGCTCATCAATGACCGCTACGTGTTAACAGCTGCACACTGTGTAAAAGG GTTTATGTGGTTCATGATTCGCGTGACATTTGGTGAGCATGATCGCTGCAATGAAACATTTCGTCCAGAAACAAGATTTGTTCTCCGTGCTATCGTGAATGATTTCAGCTTTACAAATTTCAACAATGATATCGCACTTCTTCGTCTTAATGATCGTGTACCCATCACAGACTTTATACGTCCAATTTGTCTTCCGAGTCCCAAAG CTAGCGATGCTTCCTACATTGGGCGCAAAGCGATAGCAACGGGATGGGGAACACTCAAGGAGGAGGGTAAACCCTCGTGTATACTTCAAGAAGTGGAAGTTCCTGTTATATCCAACGATAGATGTGTCAGTGAGACAAATTACACTAAGAAAATGATAACTGACAACATGCTCTGCGCTGGATATCCTGGTGTTGGCCAGAAAGATTCATGTCAG GGTGACTCAGGTGGACCACTGGCGATGCAGCGTGAGGACAAGCGATATGAACTAATTGGAATAGTGTCGTGGGGAAATGGATGTGCTCGTCCCAACTATCCCGGTGTTTATACTCGAGTAACGAGATTTGTCGAATGGATTCGAGCTAATTCATATGATGGATGTTTCtgcaatgaataa
- the LOC129798437 gene encoding soluble guanylate cyclase 89Db-like: MYGMLLESVQYFVQLEYGEAVWNQALQATGCKYSVFNTHQIYSDSLMPDLAAALSAITGKSIESFMVFFGRCFVRFFSNFGYDKMIKATGRFFCDFLQSVDNIHLQMRFTYPKMKSPSMQLTEVDENGAVLVYRSTRSGFSKYFKGQLMEIADALYGLKLKITIIDRQNDTTGGTTGPIAIQGGLKTVIVRYRLDFDNKDYMEAKVNKTIHPSQKKLGPVDGTVLLEMFPFAIIIDESMQISGAGEKMVEAWGLDNVTSSGQSTIIYSTVTDHFKLRRPKGIPFTWQNILHFHTVLFELELIRISHEDKDEDKKESHAISLDAMTITAERRESQGVMKNILLKGQMRFITEINSVIFLCSPIINNLDELHNMGLFLNDLNAHGLSREMVMAGWQHFSRLEYTFEREEQRSDELETSLHLADSWKRQGDDLLYSMIPKPVAERLRAGLNPLSTCQSFEQVTVVFGELHDDSHLSTDIKDAMSAVTTLNTCFSAFDELVHSPMVYKVETVGHVYMVVSGAPDMNPLHVQHASDLAINMVAKIKELDLPGVSVKIGLHSGPVVAGVVGLKVPRYCLFGDTVNIASRMESSGEPNKIQVTEYIAQKLRKLGYMLESRGLVKVKGKGEMKTFWLESGPKKHNFSKMDKFLVMVSVTVIFSILSQPFLNAAPSRNTCNCVCGVRGRSDRIVGGREAIPHNFPWLVGLYTQEKLYCGATVISRSHLLTAAHCVDGIEPSEIRVFLGGHNLTSDYTEQRRVRKIMQHEYFDIFTFNNDIAIIEMDKPVKYGPTIQPACLPDPSVTDYTGSLTIIAGWGRIAEKQETSSVLRSVIVPVWSMEQCRDAGYGRKRITNNMMCAGYHDGRRDACQGDSGGAMNMEGSSGSMEVIGVVSWGRGCARPNLPGIYTRVVNYLPWIRKQMKNTCTCRPRKGTRNDVLETMIEVDDY; this comes from the exons ATGTATGGAATGCTACTGGAAAGCGTACAATATTTCGTTCAG CTTGAATATGGAGAAGCGGTTTGGAATCAGGCTCTTCAAGCCACAGGATGCAAATACTCTGTCTTCAATACACATCAA ATCTATTCGGATTCTCTAATGCCAGATCTTGCAGCAGCCCTTTCAGCCATTACAGGAAAGTCCATTGAAtcctttatggtattttttggaCGATGTTTCGTAAGGTTCTTCAGTAATTTTGGATACGACAAGATGATTAAGGCCACTGGGAGATTTTTCTGCGATTTTTTGCAATCTGTGGATAACATTCATCTTCAGATGCGCTTTACATATCCTAAAATGAAAAGTCCTAGCATGCAGCTCACGGAAGTAGATGAAAATGGTGCGGTGCTTGTGTATCGGAGTACTCGTTCTggtttctcaaaatatttcaaaggaCAACTGATGGAAATTGCAGATGCATTGTATGGGCTCAAGCtaaagataacaattattgaTCGACAAAATGACACCACAGGAGGAACCACAGGCCCTATCGCCATTCAGGGAGGTCTTAAAACAGTCATAGTTCGCTATCGTTTAGATTTCGATAATAAAGATTAC ATGGAGGCCAAAGTTAACAAAACCATCCATCCCTCTCAGAAGAAACTTGGCCCCGTTGATGGTACAGTCCTCTTGGAGATGTTTCCATTTGCTATCATCATCGACGAAAGCATGCAGATCTCAGGAGCTGGCGAAAAGATGGTAGAAGCCTGGGGATTAGACAATGTAACTTCCAGTGGTCAAAGCACAATTATCTACTCAACAGTGACTGATCACTTTAAGCTCCGTCGTCCCAAGGGTATTCCCTTCacttggcaaaatattttacattttcacaCAGTACTCTTTGAGCTGGAATTAATCAGAATATCCCACGAGGATAAAGATGAGGATAAAAAGGAATCTCATGCAATATCTTTGGATGCTATGACAATCACAGCTGAGAGAAGAGAGTCTCAGGGAGtaatgaaaaacattttattgaaaGGACAAATGCGCTTCATAACAGAAATAAATTCAGTGATATTTCTCTGCAGCCCTAT taTAAATAATCTGGATGAATTGCATAACATGGGGCTATTTCTCAATGATCTCAATGCTCATGGATTAAGCAGGGAAATGGTGATGGCTGGATGGCAGCATTTTTCACGACTTGAGTATACATTTGAACGAGAAGAGCAGAGATCAGATGAACTCGAGACATCCCTACACCTTGCTGATTCCTGGAAACGCCAAGGCGACGATTTGCTGTACTCAATGATTCCTAAACCTGTTGCTGAGCGTCTTCGTGCTGGTTTGAATCCACTGTCAACTTGCCAGAGTTTCGAACAGGTCACAGTAGTATTTGGGGAGCTGCACGATGATTCTCACTTGAGCACAGATATTAAAGATGCAATGAGTGCTGTAACAACCCTCAACACTTGCTTTTCAGCTTTTGATGAGCTTGTTCATTCGCCTATGGTATACAAAGTGGAAACCGTGGGTCATGTATACATGGTGGTCAGTGGAGCACCAGACATGAATCCACTCCACGTACAACACGCTTCTGACTTAGCAATCAACATGGTAGCGAAAATCAAAGAGCTTGATTTACCAGGAGTCAGCGTAAAAATAGGTCTCCACAGTGGTCCTGTGGTTGCTGGAGTTGTAGGGCTAAAAGTCCCGAGATACTGTCTCTTTGGAGACACAGTTAATATTGCTTCTCGGATGGAGAGCAGTGGTGAGCCAAACAAGATTCAAGTAACCGAGTACATTGCTCAGAAATTACGAAAACTCGGCTACATGCTCGAAAGTCGTGGCTTGGTGAAGGTGAAAGGCAAAGGCgaaatgaaaactttttggCTCGAAAGTGGGCCCAAAAA ACACAACTTTTCAAAAATGGATAAGTTCTTAGTGATGGTCAGCGTAACTGTGATATTCAGCATAttgtctcaaccatttttaaatgCCGCCCCATCGAGAAACACTTGTAATTGTG TTTGTGGTGTTCGTGGCCGATCGGACCGAATTGTCGGCGGAAGAGAGGCTATTCCTCATAACTTCCCATGGCTTGTGGGCTTGTATACCCAGGAAAAATTATATTGTGGAGCTACAGTCATCAGCCGATCGCATCTCCTAACTGCAGCTCACTGCGTGGATGGTATAGAGCCGAGTGAAATTCGTGTCTTCCTTGGTGGTCATAATCTCACTAGTGACTACACTGAACAACGACGCGTCCGCAAAATCATGCAGCatgaatattttgatatttttactttcaACAATGACATTGCTATCATTGAGATGGACAAACCTGTAAAATACGGTCCCACGATTCAACCAGCATGTCTTCCAGATCCAT CTGTTACCGACTATACAGGATCCCTCACTATTATCGCCGGATGGGGAAGAATTGCTGAGAAACAAGAGACATCGTCAGTCTTGAGATCAGTCATTGTTCCGGTGTGGTCGATGGAACAGTGCCGAGATGCTGGATATGGTAGGAAACGCATCACAAACAATATGATGTGTGCTGGATACCATGACGGACGCCGTGATGCCTGCCAA GGAGACTCAGGGGGTGCCATGAACATGGAAGGTTCCAGTGGTAGTATGGAAGTTATTGGTGTTGTATCATGGGGTAGAGGTTGTGCTCGTCCAAATCTCCCAGGAATTTATACACGAGTTGTCAACTATTTGCCCTGGATCCGGAAGCAAATGAAAAACACATGTACCTGTCGGCCACGAAAAGGAACGCGGAACGATGTACTCGAGACAATGATAGAAGTAGATGATTACTAA
- the LOC129798418 gene encoding uncharacterized protein LOC129798418 yields MFLAEIENSVKTFVEKHQILEEKIKDIYDFSSLFEKLKEHISHNNLDKEPSEQSHEFTVYYDIKYNNVEDDQCEDQHSSEDEQNQNNFRSKIMILKPIVSMYVQGFIFNKEDRSMKTFSYDVTDLQCPEKRKELTQILEEYKLDLMNLSETDNENLQNLLRS; encoded by the exons atgtttctcgCAGAAATTGAAAACAGTGTGAAAACTTTTGTTGAGAAGCACCAAATacttgaagaaaaaattaaagatatttatGATTTCTCGTCATTATTTGAAAAACTCAAAG aGCATATATCACACAATAATTTGGATAAAGAACCGTCCGAACAGTCCCATGAGTTTACTGTTTATTATGATATTAAATATAACAACGTAGAAGATGATCAGTGTGAGGATCAACACAGCAGCGAGGATGAGCAAAATCAAAACAACTTTCg GTCGAAAATTATGATTCTGAAGCCTATTGTGTCGATGTATGTTCAAGGATTCATCTTTAACAAAGAAGACAGGTCGATGAAAACTTTCTCGTACGATGTAACAGATCTTCAGTGCCCAGAAAAACGAAAAGAACTTACACAGATTCTCGAGGAATATAAATTAGATCTGATGAATCTTTCAGAAACTGACaatgaaaatcttcaaaatttattaagatcATAG
- the LOC129798415 gene encoding trypsin-7-like, with amino-acid sequence MIKLWIIVLTATAINGVSRVQVKRQFVDPFLESDSVLVDSYNDSILVRDPLSDWFAGIFTTTTRKPPMGEIPKDCKPCQCGVPNDHTRIVGGMETKERYLPWMGLLTYNYRFYCGCTLITDRYALTAAHCVKGFQPRYIRVHLLEHDVKHLRNDTIRGVVGFIIHNQYDPNSYNCDIALIKLDKPLEFRDPLRPVCLPDFKKSFMGMDGIVTGWGATRENGPLAEKLQEVKVPILSNAQCKESKYGPNRITENMMCAGYKEGGKDSCQGDSGGPMHVLTAFGVYQQVGIVSWGQGCARPDYPGVYTRVNRFRSWIVRNTADSCRCEND; translated from the exons ATGATCAAATTGTGGATTATTGTCTTGACTGCAACTGCAATAAATGGAGTATCTCGAGTTCAA GTCAAACGTCAATTCGTTGATCCATTTCTGGAAAGTGATTCTGTTCTCGTCGACAGTTATAACGATTCTATTCTCGTTCGCGATCCATTAAGTGATTGGTTTGCTGGAATTTTTACTACAACGACTAGAAAACCACCAATGGGTGAAATTCCGAAGGATTGTAAACCTTGTC AATGTGGGGTGCCGAATGATCACACACGAATTGTTGGTGGAATGGAGACGAAGGAGAGATACTTGCCTTGGATGGGACTTCTCACATACAATTACAGATTCTATTGTGGATGCACTCTGATCACTGATCGTTATGCTTTGACTGCAGCTCATTGTGTAAAAGGATTTCAGCCTCGGTATATCAGGGTTCATTTACTAGAACATGATGTCAAACACTTGAGGAATGATACCATTAGAGGG gtgGTTGGATTTATAATTCATAATCAATACGATCCTAattcttacaattgtgatattGCTCTCATTAAGTTGGATAAACCTCTCGAGTTTAGAGATCCATTGAGGCCTGTGTGTCTTCCGGACTTCAAAAAGAGTTTTATGGGGATGGATGGAATTGTAACGGGTTGGGGAGCTACTCGGGAAAATGGTCCGCTTGCGGAGAAGTTGCAGGAAGTAAAAGTTCCTATCCTATCTAATGCACAGTGCAAAGAGAGTAAATATGGACCTAATAGGATCACTGAGAATATGATGTGTGCTGGATACAAGGAAGGTGGAAAAGATTCTTGCCAG GGTGATTCTGGAGGACCAATGCATGTACTTACAGCTTTTGGTGTTTATCAACAAGTTGGAATTGTTTCTTGGGGACAG GGATGTGCTCGTCCTGACTATCCAGGTGTGTACACACGTGTTAATCGTTTCCGATCGTGGATTGTGAGAAACACAGCAGACTCTTGCCGTTGCGAAAACGATTAA
- the LOC129798416 gene encoding mitochondrial import receptor subunit TOM7 homolog, whose translation MPLTPGAKDRLRIVFSVVKTVFHWGFIPGVLYLGFTKGSEPGVPPLSFMSLLWQ comes from the exons ATGCCATTGACCCCAGGAGCCAAGGACCGTCTCAGGATAGTCTTTAGTGTAGTTAAAACTGTTTTCCATTGGGGATTTATTCCTGGAGTTCTCTATCTCG GGTTTACAAAAGGATCAGAACCTGGAGTACCCCCACTATCTTTCATGAGTCTTCTGTGGCAATAG